A window from Leptothermofonsia sichuanensis E412 encodes these proteins:
- a CDS encoding Nif11-like leader peptide family natural product precursor produces the protein MSNTAVQEFLTKVSEDQALQEELAKAMEAEDDRQAVTDLAQSKGYSFTADELWQEIQARQAEAQQRQESGELSEEELEAVAGGEFLIATSTAVGLGLTAAGVGYAIGGGLGQKIKW, from the coding sequence ATGAGCAATACTGCAGTTCAAGAATTTTTGACCAAAGTGTCTGAAGATCAAGCTCTGCAAGAAGAGCTGGCTAAAGCTATGGAAGCTGAAGATGATCGTCAGGCAGTTACTGATCTGGCTCAGTCCAAAGGTTATAGCTTTACCGCTGATGAGTTATGGCAGGAAATTCAAGCTCGTCAAGCCGAAGCTCAGCAACGTCAAGAGAGTGGTGAATTGAGTGAAGAAGAACTAGAAGCTGTTGCTGGTGGTGAGTTTTTGATTGCTACATCAACTGCTGTTGGCTTAGGTCTGACGGCAGCTGGTGTCGGTTATGCAATTGGTGGAGGTCTTGGTCAAAAAATCAAATGGTAA
- a CDS encoding Nif11-like leader peptide family natural product precursor → MSIAAVQDFLSKVSDDQALQEELAKAMGAENDREAVTALAQAKGFDFTSDELWQEIQARQSEAQERQAAGELTDEELEAVAGGEFLVSTAVGASIVATAGLASVGVGIGISKIKW, encoded by the coding sequence ATGAGTATTGCAGCAGTTCAAGATTTTCTAAGCAAAGTCTCTGACGATCAAGCTTTGCAAGAAGAATTGGCAAAAGCAATGGGCGCTGAGAACGATCGTGAAGCAGTCACAGCCCTTGCTCAAGCAAAAGGATTTGACTTTACTTCTGATGAGCTTTGGCAAGAGATTCAGGCACGGCAATCTGAAGCTCAAGAACGGCAAGCGGCTGGTGAGCTTACTGATGAGGAACTGGAAGCTGTAGCGGGTGGTGAATTTTTGGTAAGTACCGCAGTAGGTGCATCTATTGTTGCTACTGCTGGTCTGGCCAGTGTTGGGGTCGGTATCGGTATTTCTAAAATCAAATGGTAA
- a CDS encoding cupin domain-containing protein, whose translation MQLCSFALNERSPQQGESEANSCFNLDQLLSPFALEEFFQEYWETRPLVIPRSQPGYYQNLFTVQDIDSIFLFCKPNPPDIRVVANQQELLPSRYFKADGSLNLNQLYKAYDEGHTLVINGLQRFWQPLALFCRDFQNFLNHEVVANLYFSPKHSKGLQPHYDTHDVFVLQVDGSKDWEIHKPTQPIPFLNSFQPVIPETQLGEPLHSIRLHPGDLLYIPRGFIHHAATADSFSLHLTFGIYPSQWFDLIVNALTALTLRDNRFRKALPVGYLDRPEIAGELQTQLQDLIGVLADKARVEEALGLLSDRMIRHTIPAADSHFSQLHLIDSINLDTRVTKRAGMRCRFLDQLFSVSLQFPGNTMSFPYAYKAALEFIAQVNQPFAVHDLPDLDSEHQVKLVSRLVRGALLRVEPDGYEQTLPG comes from the coding sequence ATGCAATTATGCAGTTTTGCGCTCAACGAGCGAAGTCCCCAACAAGGTGAGAGCGAAGCAAATAGTTGTTTTAATCTTGATCAACTACTTTCTCCCTTTGCTTTAGAAGAATTTTTTCAAGAATATTGGGAAACACGCCCTCTCGTCATCCCCAGAAGCCAGCCAGGCTACTACCAGAACCTGTTTACCGTTCAGGATATTGACTCTATTTTTCTGTTTTGTAAGCCCAATCCACCCGATATTCGAGTGGTTGCAAATCAGCAGGAACTTTTGCCGTCCAGGTATTTCAAAGCGGATGGCTCACTCAATCTAAATCAGCTATACAAAGCCTATGATGAGGGTCATACCTTAGTCATTAATGGGCTTCAGCGGTTCTGGCAACCTTTAGCACTATTCTGTCGAGATTTTCAAAACTTCTTAAATCATGAAGTCGTTGCCAACCTGTACTTTTCGCCAAAACATTCTAAAGGGTTGCAACCTCACTATGACACCCATGATGTCTTCGTGCTTCAGGTGGATGGCTCCAAGGATTGGGAAATCCATAAACCAACCCAACCGATACCGTTCTTAAATAGCTTTCAACCGGTTATCCCGGAAACTCAATTGGGTGAACCGCTCCACTCGATTCGCCTGCACCCTGGAGATTTGCTTTATATTCCCCGTGGCTTTATTCATCACGCGGCAACTGCCGATTCATTTTCGCTTCACCTCACCTTTGGGATTTATCCCAGCCAGTGGTTTGATCTGATTGTGAATGCTCTTACGGCTCTGACTTTAAGGGATAACCGATTTCGCAAAGCTTTGCCAGTGGGCTATTTAGATCGCCCAGAAATTGCTGGAGAACTTCAGACACAGTTGCAAGACTTGATTGGAGTTCTAGCGGATAAAGCCAGAGTAGAAGAAGCTCTGGGTTTATTGAGCGATCGCATGATTCGCCACACGATTCCTGCTGCTGATAGTCATTTTTCCCAACTCCATTTGATTGATTCCATCAACCTGGATACCAGAGTGACTAAACGGGCAGGGATGCGGTGCCGCTTCCTTGACCAATTGTTCTCTGTGAGCCTCCAGTTTCCAGGTAATACGATGAGTTTCCCCTATGCTTATAAGGCTGCTTTAGAATTTATTGCTCAGGTCAATCAACCCTTCGCTGTGCACGATTTGCCAGACTTAGACTCTGAGCATCAGGTAAAACTGGTCAGTCGGCTCGTACGAGGAGCCTTGCTGCGAGTTGAGCCAGATGGGTATGAACAAACATTGCCGGGTTAA
- a CDS encoding quinone oxidoreductase family protein — translation MRHIAICGDNVHALVAQPGFVTTVKIDGVPVHCGLIYTRDTQFDNQSPENALKVLVKIKAFSCNYRDKALILRTATQAPAHWFNVIGSEFVGEVIDAGAEVTGFQVGDRVIGNNAYPDSGVEGLPAGVPTNQASKEYRVFHQAKLIKVPPEMPDQIAAAFSIGAQTAYSMVRKLQITEGANVLVTAAKSNTSLFVIQALKKYNVNLYATSTSRKFEQELLNLGVKRLIQIQPDSDEWIDAELVQEIQTEIHGFDCIVDPFFDLHIGKLIPALKAGGRYITCGLYDQCSEFTNQSFEYKGMAIRELFVSMMFGNVQIIGNCIGLTEDLQQAIEDYINGKFDVLVDSVFTGNEVAKFFDRTFNDKDRFGKVVYQYT, via the coding sequence ATGAGACACATCGCGATTTGTGGTGATAATGTTCATGCCCTTGTTGCTCAACCAGGTTTTGTCACCACAGTCAAAATAGATGGTGTTCCGGTCCACTGTGGACTCATTTACACTCGCGATACCCAATTTGACAATCAAAGCCCGGAAAATGCTTTGAAAGTTCTGGTCAAAATTAAAGCGTTCTCCTGTAACTATCGAGATAAAGCACTCATACTGAGAACAGCAACTCAGGCACCTGCCCATTGGTTTAATGTAATCGGATCTGAGTTTGTTGGAGAAGTCATTGATGCAGGTGCAGAGGTGACCGGGTTTCAAGTGGGCGATCGGGTGATAGGAAACAATGCTTACCCGGATTCAGGCGTTGAAGGTTTACCGGCAGGAGTTCCCACCAATCAAGCTTCTAAGGAGTATCGGGTTTTTCACCAGGCGAAACTGATCAAAGTTCCACCAGAAATGCCCGATCAAATTGCTGCTGCATTTAGCATTGGTGCTCAGACAGCCTATAGTATGGTGCGGAAGCTACAAATTACAGAGGGAGCAAATGTTCTGGTTACCGCAGCCAAGTCCAATACATCCCTTTTCGTTATCCAGGCACTGAAGAAATACAATGTCAATCTTTATGCCACCAGTACTTCGCGCAAATTTGAGCAGGAACTGTTGAACCTGGGCGTCAAGCGTCTGATTCAGATCCAACCAGATTCCGATGAATGGATTGATGCTGAACTTGTTCAAGAGATTCAAACAGAGATCCACGGGTTTGATTGTATTGTTGATCCTTTTTTTGACTTACATATTGGGAAACTAATTCCGGCTTTAAAGGCTGGAGGGCGTTATATCACCTGTGGGCTATATGATCAATGCTCTGAATTTACAAACCAATCATTTGAGTACAAGGGAATGGCAATCAGAGAACTCTTTGTATCTATGATGTTTGGCAATGTTCAAATCATTGGAAACTGTATTGGATTAACAGAAGACTTACAGCAGGCAATTGAAGACTATATTAATGGCAAATTTGATGTTTTAGTCGATTCCGTTTTTACTGGAAATGAGGTTGCAAAGTTCTTCGATCGCACATTTAACGATAAAGATCGCTTTGGTAAAGTTGTTTATCAATATACCTGA
- a CDS encoding type 2 lanthipeptide synthetase LanM family protein translates to MSTLQASNSLSWVVAQAGSLLERLHHPAFICQSNEDNPKTLERLANWCQVVAKGEQDKFLQRLGADGLDIDTVHHCLGDVLYDSQFPLPGWAETLQTVMQTANQWGISREPQYLNWQLSPGSNPAPFEPFYGPCLQVAHSKLARVISASQFQYLSEPGQMALSSGLLKRLQAICGWTLFQEFSQFRSSGDTVRDFLLHLGCKSQQKYHAFLQKLFQDGFCHLFETYPVLGRLVSTAIDLWVEATAEFIQRLETDWSALKQEFRHEHLNQVIDLKTNLSDPHNRGRSTTILEFNTGLKLVYKPKDLGTDVAYFQFLDWCNKEGLPLPFKCLQVLNRGTYGWVEFVETLPCTNEADAQRFYQRCGMLLCLIHILEGTDCHFENLIAHGEQPVLIDTEALLTPRPVEGDSSLFSKVIHRTHQILDESVLRTLLLPQKGFSPNDLTDLDISGFGNVEKQQQPVMQLKDVNLDSMQIEFTTSVIPPNVNAATLNGVPLSPENYLKEFVHGFEQMYDFLLHHQSELLKPDSPLFAFSERAIRFLFRGTNIYSIILQQSYNPQFLKTGVERSLWLEILSRAFLVGSTIPRCWPIFEAECQALEQMDIPFFTGTSSQDSLVLSTGKTIPHWFSDTSLNQVLKRIRCLSDSDKAQQVNIIWGSFEARFLSEPSLETTPAVRSIQEVGWKATETPKQSERFLQQAVHIGELIQQTAIEAPDGSVAWINLFLKLNAEGFRFGRLKQDLFNGNCGIALFLAALARTTGDLRWQELALKVLRSLEHDLNATRPEFAIQLLRQHGIGGSLGLAGIVYGLAQIYQLLKVPSLQLLPPKIVALITHELIKTDQTFDVSRGAAGTILGLLALSESSNALNLAIACGEHLLKHQLPTENGFRSWKTWKGKMLTGFFQGNAGIAYALLRLFAVTHDVRFRDAAMEAIAYEQHLFSPAVNNWADLRMDKPVFQASWAQGAPGIGLARLGGLPALDTPAIRQEIAAAIDTTQKFAVWGIDSLCWGNFGRLETLLVAADRLNCPEWRVAAEEAALTILNEATARNGFVLLPNGFSNHSLPGLFHGLAGIGYQLLRLVDRRLPSVLLWELSKVD, encoded by the coding sequence ATGTCAACCTTACAAGCTTCAAACTCCTTAAGTTGGGTTGTTGCCCAGGCTGGTTCGTTGTTAGAACGATTACATCATCCTGCCTTCATCTGCCAATCCAACGAGGATAACCCCAAGACTCTGGAGCGATTAGCAAACTGGTGCCAGGTAGTCGCAAAAGGAGAGCAAGACAAGTTTTTACAACGACTTGGGGCGGATGGGTTAGACATTGATACTGTCCACCACTGTCTCGGTGATGTACTATACGATTCCCAGTTTCCCCTGCCAGGCTGGGCAGAGACACTACAAACTGTGATGCAAACCGCAAACCAATGGGGTATATCCAGGGAGCCGCAGTACCTCAACTGGCAGTTATCCCCTGGTAGCAATCCAGCTCCGTTTGAGCCATTTTATGGACCATGTTTGCAAGTTGCTCACTCCAAACTGGCCAGGGTAATAAGTGCCAGCCAGTTCCAATACTTAAGTGAACCTGGTCAAATGGCACTGTCCTCAGGTCTCCTAAAACGGCTACAGGCTATTTGTGGATGGACCCTGTTTCAGGAATTTTCTCAGTTCCGCTCCTCAGGAGATACGGTTCGGGATTTTCTTCTGCACCTGGGTTGTAAAAGCCAGCAAAAGTACCATGCTTTTCTTCAGAAGTTATTTCAAGATGGGTTTTGTCATCTCTTTGAAACCTACCCAGTTTTGGGGCGCTTAGTTTCTACAGCTATTGACCTGTGGGTAGAAGCGACAGCGGAATTTATCCAAAGGTTAGAAACTGATTGGTCCGCTTTAAAGCAGGAATTTAGGCATGAGCATCTAAATCAAGTTATTGATCTTAAAACCAACCTATCGGATCCGCATAACCGGGGGCGATCCACCACCATTCTTGAATTTAATACTGGGCTGAAGCTCGTCTATAAACCTAAAGACTTGGGAACTGATGTAGCTTACTTCCAGTTCCTCGACTGGTGCAACAAAGAAGGATTACCATTACCGTTCAAATGTTTGCAAGTGTTGAATCGAGGGACCTATGGCTGGGTAGAGTTTGTGGAAACATTACCCTGCACGAATGAAGCAGATGCCCAGCGATTCTATCAACGATGTGGTATGTTGCTATGCCTGATTCACATCCTGGAAGGGACTGATTGTCATTTTGAGAATCTAATCGCCCATGGGGAACAACCCGTTTTAATTGATACAGAGGCACTACTGACTCCCCGCCCCGTTGAAGGAGACAGCAGCCTTTTTTCAAAGGTAATTCACAGGACTCATCAAATATTAGATGAGTCTGTGCTACGTACACTTCTATTGCCTCAAAAAGGGTTTTCTCCAAATGATCTGACTGATTTAGATATCAGTGGATTTGGGAATGTAGAGAAACAGCAGCAACCAGTGATGCAGTTGAAAGACGTAAATCTGGATAGTATGCAGATTGAGTTCACGACCAGCGTCATTCCGCCCAATGTCAATGCGGCAACTCTGAATGGTGTCCCTTTGTCACCGGAGAACTACCTGAAGGAATTTGTGCACGGCTTCGAGCAAATGTATGACTTTTTGCTCCACCATCAATCCGAGTTACTTAAACCAGACAGCCCACTGTTTGCCTTTTCGGAGCGGGCAATTCGCTTCCTTTTCCGAGGAACGAACATTTATTCAATAATTCTACAGCAATCTTATAACCCTCAATTTCTAAAAACCGGAGTTGAGCGCAGTCTCTGGTTAGAAATTCTTAGTCGTGCTTTTCTTGTTGGTTCAACCATACCACGCTGCTGGCCAATATTTGAGGCAGAATGTCAGGCACTGGAGCAAATGGATATTCCATTTTTTACTGGAACTTCCTCTCAAGACAGTCTGGTTTTGTCTACTGGGAAAACTATTCCACATTGGTTTTCAGATACCAGTTTGAATCAAGTTTTGAAGCGTATTCGCTGTTTGAGTGACTCAGACAAAGCCCAACAAGTTAATATTATTTGGGGAAGTTTTGAAGCTCGCTTCCTCTCCGAGCCAAGTCTGGAAACAACTCCTGCTGTCCGCTCCATACAAGAAGTCGGATGGAAAGCAACAGAAACTCCAAAGCAATCAGAACGATTTCTTCAACAAGCTGTTCATATTGGTGAACTGATTCAACAAACCGCCATTGAGGCTCCCGATGGAAGTGTAGCGTGGATCAACCTGTTTTTAAAGCTGAATGCAGAAGGATTTCGCTTTGGTAGATTAAAACAGGATCTATTTAATGGGAACTGTGGTATTGCTCTCTTCCTGGCAGCCCTTGCCCGAACTACAGGGGACTTGCGCTGGCAGGAGTTAGCACTGAAAGTTTTGCGCTCACTGGAGCATGATTTGAATGCAACCAGACCAGAATTCGCTATCCAACTACTTCGGCAGCATGGTATTGGTGGTTCATTAGGGTTAGCGGGGATTGTTTATGGTTTGGCTCAAATCTATCAGTTACTGAAAGTCCCCTCCCTGCAACTGTTACCTCCAAAAATTGTTGCTCTGATTACCCATGAACTGATTAAAACAGATCAAACCTTTGACGTGAGTAGGGGTGCTGCAGGAACAATTTTAGGTCTGTTAGCTCTGTCAGAAAGTAGTAATGCATTGAATTTAGCAATCGCTTGTGGAGAGCATTTGCTCAAGCACCAACTACCCACTGAGAATGGATTTAGAAGCTGGAAGACCTGGAAGGGAAAGATGTTAACAGGCTTTTTCCAGGGAAATGCAGGAATAGCCTATGCTTTATTGCGCCTCTTTGCCGTTACGCATGATGTCCGCTTTCGTGATGCGGCGATGGAGGCGATCGCCTACGAACAGCACCTTTTTTCACCGGCAGTGAATAACTGGGCAGATCTGCGCATGGATAAACCTGTATTTCAGGCAAGTTGGGCTCAGGGAGCACCCGGTATCGGTCTAGCCCGACTGGGGGGACTACCAGCTTTGGATACCCCAGCAATCCGCCAGGAAATTGCAGCAGCTATAGATACTACCCAAAAGTTCGCTGTCTGGGGTATTGATTCACTTTGCTGGGGCAATTTTGGCAGATTGGAAACACTACTTGTTGCAGCAGATCGGTTAAATTGTCCAGAGTGGAGAGTGGCGGCTGAGGAGGCAGCACTCACAATTTTGAATGAAGCCACTGCTCGCAATGGTTTCGTGCTATTACCCAACGGCTTCTCTAATCACTCTCTTCCTGGACTGTTTCACGGTTTAGCAGGCATTGGCTATCAACTACTGCGCCTAGTAGATAGAAGGCTTCCTTCTGTCTTGTTATGGGAATTGTCAAAGGTTGATTAA
- a CDS encoding 1-acyl-sn-glycerol-3-phosphate acyltransferase, protein MPRSIQQAQPPLEFIPPALDATVVKLLQALLPLIIQSRTSIRSIQAENVEVLVDLYRQFQAGKVRFLIAFRHPSADDPLCLAYLLSRLVPQVAREQGVALPGLIHAHFMYDRGIPLWAGKFMGWLYARLGGTPIHRGKIDLLGLRSARNLFANGTLPMAAAPEGATNGHTEIVSPLEPGISQLGFWCLEDLQKAGRTEDVLIVPLGIRYRYIAPPWKAIDDLLTALEADAGLVGLPAVTGESVETLRYRRLYRLGEHLLGIMEDYYTRFYHQVLPTVTSKKATSIKAADPYVPISNEQFATRLNALLDAALKVAEQFFNLQPKGTVIERCRRLEQAAWDYIYREDLKQVENLAPLERGLADRVAEEADLRAWHMRIVESFVAVTGKYVLEKPTAERFAETALLMWDMFARLKGKSPFNRPKLGKQKALLTIGQPIPVSTYWDTYKENRKGARQAIADLTQELQTALETMAIDD, encoded by the coding sequence TTGCCTCGTTCGATTCAACAAGCTCAACCTCCCTTAGAATTCATTCCACCCGCCCTGGATGCCACGGTGGTAAAGCTGTTACAGGCACTTCTGCCCCTGATCATTCAGTCCAGAACGTCCATTCGCTCTATTCAGGCAGAAAATGTTGAAGTTCTGGTTGATCTTTACCGTCAGTTTCAGGCGGGTAAAGTCCGGTTTTTGATTGCATTTCGCCATCCCAGCGCAGATGACCCCCTGTGTCTGGCCTATCTCCTGTCTCGCCTGGTACCACAGGTTGCCAGGGAGCAGGGTGTGGCACTGCCAGGTTTGATTCATGCCCACTTTATGTACGATCGCGGCATCCCCCTCTGGGCAGGAAAGTTCATGGGCTGGCTTTATGCTCGTCTGGGAGGCACGCCCATCCACCGGGGCAAAATTGACCTGTTGGGCTTGCGTTCCGCCCGTAACCTGTTCGCCAATGGCACCCTGCCAATGGCAGCGGCCCCTGAAGGAGCCACCAATGGTCACACGGAAATTGTCAGCCCCCTGGAGCCGGGAATCAGTCAGTTGGGGTTCTGGTGTCTGGAAGATTTGCAGAAAGCCGGACGGACTGAGGATGTATTGATTGTTCCTCTGGGTATTCGCTATCGCTACATCGCTCCTCCCTGGAAGGCAATTGATGATTTATTAACGGCCTTAGAAGCCGATGCCGGACTGGTTGGGCTGCCCGCAGTCACGGGCGAATCAGTTGAAACCTTGCGGTACAGACGATTGTATCGATTGGGTGAACACCTGCTGGGCATCATGGAAGACTACTACACACGTTTTTACCATCAAGTTCTGCCAACGGTAACAAGTAAGAAAGCAACCTCAATAAAAGCAGCAGACCCCTATGTGCCCATCTCCAATGAACAGTTTGCAACTCGTTTGAATGCACTGCTCGATGCCGCATTGAAGGTGGCAGAGCAGTTTTTTAACCTGCAACCTAAAGGCACTGTGATTGAGCGTTGTCGCCGCCTGGAGCAGGCTGCCTGGGATTACATCTACCGGGAAGATTTAAAACAGGTCGAGAACCTGGCTCCTCTGGAACGGGGACTGGCAGACCGGGTGGCTGAAGAGGCAGACCTGCGAGCATGGCATATGCGAATTGTGGAAAGCTTTGTCGCTGTGACTGGCAAATATGTTCTGGAAAAGCCAACGGCTGAACGGTTTGCCGAAACCGCCCTGCTGATGTGGGATATGTTTGCCAGACTGAAGGGAAAAAGTCCCTTCAACCGCCCCAAGTTGGGTAAACAAAAAGCGTTGTTAACCATTGGTCAGCCAATCCCGGTTTCAACCTATTGGGATACTTACAAAGAGAACCGTAAGGGAGCCAGACAGGCGATCGCAGACCTGACCCAGGAACTACAGACAGCCCTGGAAACAATGGCAATCGATGATTAG
- a CDS encoding NHLP bacteriocin export ABC transporter permease/ATPase subunit has product MLYQDVDTTVRVVKGNAPLHLNMPDTVWLVQTGSMAVFAVATIDGVSEGARRYLFEVNSGDVLYGIAPNPTGESYELLAVAYEDAQVTGTSLPDWIQEKPGVSPPLLEYLPQLTQQWVDRLLSAFEETAVTLDRLDVVTSGDRGLMVEQLHQFHRQCLHSLHQLGQQEKESRTEQFQERMRLNWQVSERAIGDLTAIFRPKGGEFFQEGTDLLMAAGAVGRALGIEIKPPARSEDLKRVKDPLDAIARASRIRTRRIILAGTWWKSDCGPLLAYTADGERPVALLPVGTNRYEIFDPELRRRTPVDRRTAQQLSPVAYMFYRPLPDVVKRSVDVLRFAVHGRMRDLVLMLVLGITASLLGMVVPQATGILIDKAIPDAQRLLLFQIGLGLLAVSFGKAAFEVGQNIAMSRFQTHTNAKTQAAVWDRLLKLRVSFFRQYSIGDLQSRVSAISQIRQVLGNTVMRTIFTSLFALLNLGLLFYYNWQLALVAVGIALVNILVTNFSSAITRRQMRPLEEIKGEIFGLTVQLIGGVSKLRVSASEDRAFAYWSRQFSQELKLMLSTEAVESAVNLFNMMLPTITSLLIYILAVHLITTAQEKGELGLSLGTFLAFNASLGTFVQGATDLSNAVIDVLEVSVLWERAKPILDEVPEVDNSKTDPGRLLGGVRFDRVSFRYQPDGPLTLDKISIEAKPGEFIALVGPSGSGKSTTLRLLLGFEQPEEGTIYFDGQDQAGLDITAVRRQLGVVLQNGRISSASIFENISGGALVTMDEAWEAARMAGFAEDIQQMPMGMHTVISEGGTNLSGGQRQRLLIARSLVLKPKILIFDEATSALDNRTQAIVTESLDRLRVTRIVIAHRLSTIRNADRIYVIANGQVVQQGAFEQLMQQQGLFADLMSRQIA; this is encoded by the coding sequence ATGCTTTATCAAGACGTTGACACAACTGTCCGGGTTGTGAAAGGGAATGCTCCATTGCATCTCAATATGCCTGATACGGTTTGGCTGGTTCAGACTGGCTCAATGGCAGTTTTTGCAGTTGCAACAATTGATGGAGTTTCAGAAGGGGCAAGGCGATATTTGTTCGAAGTTAACTCAGGGGATGTGCTGTATGGAATAGCACCTAATCCAACAGGAGAATCCTACGAATTACTTGCTGTCGCCTACGAAGACGCCCAGGTAACTGGCACCAGTCTTCCAGACTGGATTCAGGAAAAACCAGGCGTCAGTCCACCTTTACTTGAGTACCTGCCGCAACTAACCCAGCAATGGGTCGATCGCTTATTATCAGCATTTGAGGAAACTGCTGTTACTTTAGACAGACTGGATGTTGTCACATCAGGCGATCGCGGCTTGATGGTTGAGCAATTGCACCAGTTTCATAGGCAATGTCTGCATAGCCTGCATCAGTTGGGCCAGCAGGAGAAAGAAAGCCGGACTGAGCAGTTCCAGGAGCGAATGCGGCTGAACTGGCAGGTGAGTGAACGGGCAATTGGAGATTTAACGGCCATCTTCCGTCCAAAAGGGGGGGAATTTTTTCAGGAAGGAACTGACCTGCTGATGGCAGCAGGTGCCGTTGGTCGGGCTTTGGGCATTGAGATTAAACCGCCTGCCCGGTCAGAGGATCTGAAACGGGTGAAAGATCCGCTGGATGCGATCGCCCGCGCCTCCCGCATCCGCACACGCCGCATTATTCTGGCAGGTACCTGGTGGAAATCAGACTGCGGACCGCTGCTGGCATATACCGCCGATGGTGAACGCCCAGTTGCACTTTTGCCCGTGGGCACGAATCGCTACGAAATCTTCGATCCTGAACTTCGTCGCCGTACTCCGGTTGATCGCCGCACAGCTCAACAACTGTCCCCGGTGGCGTATATGTTCTATCGCCCATTACCGGATGTCGTGAAGCGGTCTGTGGATGTACTCCGGTTTGCCGTTCATGGGCGGATGCGCGATCTGGTCCTGATGCTGGTGCTGGGAATTACTGCCAGTTTACTGGGTATGGTAGTGCCTCAAGCCACCGGGATTTTAATTGATAAGGCAATTCCTGATGCCCAGCGGTTGTTACTGTTTCAAATCGGGCTGGGTTTGCTGGCAGTCAGTTTTGGCAAAGCCGCCTTTGAGGTGGGACAGAACATCGCCATGTCTCGCTTTCAGACCCACACAAATGCTAAAACTCAAGCTGCCGTGTGGGATCGGTTACTAAAGCTGCGCGTGTCCTTCTTCCGACAGTATTCCATTGGGGACTTGCAATCGCGGGTTTCTGCGATCAGTCAAATCCGGCAGGTTCTTGGGAACACCGTCATGCGGACGATCTTTACCAGCCTGTTTGCATTGCTGAACCTGGGATTATTGTTTTATTACAACTGGCAGTTAGCCCTTGTTGCTGTGGGTATTGCCCTGGTTAACATTCTGGTTACCAACTTCTCCAGTGCCATCACCCGCCGTCAGATGCGTCCGCTCGAAGAAATTAAGGGCGAAATCTTTGGCTTGACTGTTCAACTGATTGGAGGGGTATCCAAACTCAGAGTTTCTGCCTCTGAAGACCGTGCTTTTGCTTACTGGTCACGGCAATTCAGTCAGGAACTCAAGCTCATGCTAAGTACGGAAGCCGTTGAAAGTGCGGTCAATCTGTTTAACATGATGCTGCCAACAATTACCTCGCTATTAATCTACATTCTGGCTGTCCATCTGATTACAACTGCCCAGGAGAAGGGGGAATTAGGGTTATCTCTGGGAACCTTCCTGGCATTTAACGCCTCCTTAGGAACTTTCGTACAGGGTGCAACAGATCTCAGTAATGCAGTGATTGATGTTTTAGAAGTATCTGTTCTCTGGGAACGGGCAAAACCCATTCTGGATGAGGTTCCAGAAGTGGATAACAGTAAAACAGATCCCGGACGCCTATTGGGAGGTGTGCGGTTTGATCGGGTCAGTTTCCGATACCAGCCAGATGGCCCCCTGACGCTGGATAAAATATCAATTGAAGCGAAGCCAGGTGAGTTCATCGCCCTGGTTGGTCCATCTGGTAGCGGCAAGTCCACCACATTACGCCTGCTATTAGGCTTTGAACAACCTGAAGAGGGCACAATTTACTTTGATGGTCAAGATCAGGCAGGTTTGGATATTACAGCCGTGCGCCGCCAGCTAGGAGTTGTTTTGCAAAATGGGCGAATCAGCAGCGCGTCCATTTTTGAAAACATTTCTGGTGGGGCATTAGTAACCATGGATGAAGCCTGGGAAGCCGCACGGATGGCAGGCTTTGCGGAAGATATTCAACAGATGCCCATGGGCATGCATACGGTCATTTCAGAGGGTGGAACGAATCTGTCCGGTGGACAGCGCCAACGCTTATTGATTGCCCGCTCCCTCGTCCTCAAACCTAAAATCCTGATCTTTGATGAGGCAACCAGTGCTTTAGATAACCGGACCCAGGCGATTGTCACAGAAAGCCTCGATCGCCTGCGCGTTACTCGAATTGTGATTGCTCACCGGCTCAGCACCATTCGTAATGCCGATCGTATCTATGTCATCGCCAATGGTCAGGTCGTGCAACAGGGAGCTTTTGAACAATTGATGCAGCAACAGGGGCTATTTGCTGACTTAATGTCACGTCAGATTGCTTAA